The Halorhabdus sp. BNX81 genome includes a region encoding these proteins:
- a CDS encoding ABC transporter permease → MKRIAALLDALLRDWSRSRETVFFVVLFPIILLVIFSTVFASSAPSFGLVVQNQDVGPNGEATNLSATFVENLGGIEPLDVRHLDADRNLTEWSQESDGGGRVLVIPDGFAEDVRAQSGRVRIAIIRDTVARFRDDMNDTERANIERGLDQASQRNATNATGATVQFYAPPDDQSASVVRGILSTVIAEFNQESLGVEEPPVSLDSGTIGSAGLTSTDYYLPAFIATLVLINGVMTVPGVIAGFNQDGTLKRLVATPLRKRDWIIANIVQQSLLALLLSGVMLVVAALLFGVTVIPGPLLVALILLGAIAFSALGMTLGSLLPNPDAASSLGGSIAFPMMFLSGVFWEIDIMPETLQTIGRLMPLYQFHRGLRRLMIVETTDGVWPAFAMLGVMAIVFIGLAIKLTRWRDFGD, encoded by the coding sequence ATGAAGCGAATCGCCGCGCTGCTGGATGCGCTGTTGCGTGACTGGTCGCGCTCGCGGGAAACAGTCTTCTTTGTCGTGTTATTTCCGATCATTCTGCTGGTGATCTTCAGTACCGTCTTTGCGTCCAGTGCGCCGTCGTTCGGACTCGTCGTCCAGAATCAGGACGTCGGCCCGAACGGCGAAGCGACGAACCTCTCCGCGACGTTCGTCGAGAACCTGGGCGGGATCGAACCCCTCGACGTTCGGCACCTCGACGCCGATCGGAACCTGACCGAGTGGAGTCAAGAGAGCGACGGCGGGGGCCGTGTCCTCGTCATACCCGACGGGTTCGCCGAAGACGTCCGCGCCCAGAGCGGCCGCGTTCGGATTGCGATCATTCGGGACACTGTCGCGCGTTTCCGGGACGACATGAACGATACCGAGCGAGCAAACATTGAGCGGGGCCTCGATCAGGCAAGCCAGCGGAACGCGACGAACGCGACCGGTGCGACGGTGCAGTTTTACGCACCGCCGGACGACCAGTCGGCATCCGTCGTGCGTGGTATCCTTTCGACTGTCATTGCCGAGTTTAACCAGGAATCGCTCGGTGTCGAGGAACCGCCAGTCAGTCTGGATTCTGGAACGATCGGCTCAGCCGGACTCACGTCGACTGATTACTACCTGCCCGCGTTCATCGCCACGCTGGTGTTGATCAACGGTGTGATGACAGTCCCGGGCGTGATTGCCGGGTTCAACCAGGACGGGACGCTCAAGCGCCTCGTGGCGACACCACTGCGAAAGCGCGACTGGATCATCGCGAACATCGTCCAGCAGTCGCTGCTCGCCCTCTTACTTTCGGGGGTGATGCTCGTCGTCGCGGCGCTCCTCTTCGGGGTGACGGTGATTCCGGGTCCGCTCTTGGTCGCCCTCATCTTGCTCGGGGCGATCGCCTTTTCGGCGCTGGGGATGACCCTCGGGAGTCTCCTGCCGAACCCAGACGCGGCAAGTAGTCTCGGCGGGTCGATCGCGTTCCCGATGATGTTCCTGTCGGGCGTCTTCTGGGAGATCGACATCATGCCCGAGACGTTACAGACGATCGGCCGGCTCATGCCGCTCTATCAGTTCCATCGCGGACTCCGCCGGCTCATGATCGTCGAAACCACCGACGGGGTGTGGCCGGCGTTTGCGATGTTGGGCGTGATGGCGATCGTCTTCATCGGGCTGGCCATCAAACTCACGCGCTGGCGGGATTTCGGGGACTGA
- a CDS encoding metal-dependent hydrolase, which translates to MPSTVVHLALAGLIGAALLGRAFDARALLVVLALVVVPDLDAFGGLFIPGGHRALLHTLLFPAGLAVLVYWDTRVRADSWLADRFDGHTPRVAWVGVLAVVFAGIGPDLFGAGANIFYPIHDQFYAFNGKLELSTQRGLVQTFVDLAPEATDGGGVAVGSTEDVHISSGVDPQRGPEPANVDRVFPIARSGYQLLLVITSIVVVGVRLVETRLAD; encoded by the coding sequence ATGCCCTCAACCGTGGTACACCTTGCCCTGGCCGGGCTGATAGGGGCGGCGCTGCTGGGGCGTGCCTTCGACGCACGCGCACTTCTCGTCGTACTTGCGCTGGTGGTGGTCCCAGACCTGGACGCTTTCGGTGGCCTCTTCATTCCAGGTGGGCACCGAGCGCTTCTACATACGCTGTTGTTCCCGGCCGGCCTCGCTGTGCTGGTCTACTGGGATACGCGAGTCCGAGCGGACTCCTGGCTCGCCGATCGATTCGACGGGCACACTCCTCGTGTCGCCTGGGTCGGGGTCCTGGCGGTCGTCTTCGCGGGGATCGGCCCGGATCTGTTCGGGGCAGGAGCGAACATCTTCTATCCGATCCACGACCAGTTTTACGCGTTCAACGGAAAACTCGAACTCTCGACCCAGCGCGGTCTCGTCCAGACGTTCGTGGACCTTGCTCCGGAGGCAACTGACGGCGGCGGGGTTGCCGTCGGGTCGACCGAAGATGTCCACATTAGCTCAGGCGTCGATCCCCAGCGTGGCCCGGAACCCGCAAACGTCGACCGGGTGTTCCCCATCGCACGGTCGGGATACCAATTGCTGTTGGTGATCACAAGCATCGTCGTCGTGGGCGTTCGACTGGTCGAAACCCGGCTCGCGGACTGA
- the hmgB gene encoding hydroxymethylglutaryl-CoA synthase: protein MTTVGIDAVEIRTGNLKLDLAETFAPAKDEDPAKYTKGLGLHSSSFPDVYEDIVTMGANAAKRLMDRKGLEPDDIGRIDVATESAFDHSKPASTYIAGCLEDVYEGDFHHANKGERKFACVAGTQAIDDAVNWIQAGKNRGRAALVIATDTALYARGDSGEATQGAGAVAMLIDEDPSLTSVDPVQGFGSADETDFLKPNQQFPSVDGKRSMQVYLARMREAMTDVERQRDLHPDDFAVVPFHIPFPGMVRKGAALGYRHISRDTDVEEELAEEIGMQPRREDFEDDEAFRDALSAYTDDLTETDRYREWYDRTVEPTLGISRYVGNWYTGSVHLARASALKEARENGRDLDDEEMLVCSYGSGAQAEIHVETVQPGWEEEIAQLNVDSQLRERYDISFAEYEQIHEVHNYDETTDVDAFTTPEAEFVFDGWGRMGERKYTYVE from the coding sequence ATGACTACAGTGGGCATCGACGCTGTCGAGATCCGCACTGGCAATCTCAAACTCGACCTGGCGGAGACGTTCGCCCCCGCCAAGGACGAGGATCCCGCGAAATATACCAAGGGCCTCGGCTTGCATTCGAGTTCGTTCCCCGACGTGTACGAGGACATCGTGACGATGGGGGCGAACGCGGCCAAGCGCTTGATGGATCGCAAGGGGCTGGAACCCGACGATATCGGTCGGATCGACGTGGCGACCGAGAGCGCGTTCGACCACTCCAAGCCGGCCTCGACGTACATCGCTGGGTGTCTCGAGGACGTTTACGAGGGTGACTTCCATCACGCCAACAAGGGCGAGCGGAAGTTCGCCTGCGTCGCGGGCACGCAGGCGATCGACGACGCGGTCAACTGGATCCAGGCCGGGAAGAATCGGGGACGCGCGGCACTGGTGATCGCCACCGACACCGCGCTGTACGCCCGCGGTGATTCCGGCGAGGCGACCCAGGGTGCAGGCGCGGTCGCGATGTTGATCGACGAGGATCCGAGTCTCACGTCGGTCGATCCCGTCCAGGGCTTTGGCAGCGCCGACGAGACGGACTTCCTCAAGCCCAACCAGCAGTTCCCGAGCGTCGACGGCAAGCGCTCGATGCAGGTGTATCTCGCCCGGATGCGAGAAGCGATGACGGACGTCGAACGACAGCGCGATTTACATCCTGATGACTTCGCGGTCGTCCCGTTCCACATTCCGTTCCCCGGGATGGTCCGGAAGGGTGCAGCACTCGGTTATCGACACATCTCTCGGGACACGGACGTCGAGGAGGAACTCGCCGAGGAAATCGGCATGCAGCCCCGTCGCGAGGACTTCGAGGACGACGAGGCGTTCCGGGACGCGCTGTCGGCGTACACCGATGACCTGACCGAGACCGATCGCTATCGCGAGTGGTACGACCGGACGGTCGAGCCGACGCTCGGTATCTCCCGATACGTCGGGAACTGGTACACCGGCTCCGTCCACCTTGCCCGGGCATCGGCGCTCAAGGAAGCCAGAGAGAACGGCCGTGATCTGGACGACGAAGAGATGCTGGTCTGTTCGTACGGTAGCGGTGCGCAGGCGGAGATCCACGTCGAAACTGTCCAGCCGGGCTGGGAGGAGGAGATCGCCCAACTCAACGTCGACAGCCAGCTTCGGGAGCGCTACGATATCAGCTTCGCGGAATACGAACAGATTCACGAAGTTCACAACTACGACGAGACCACGGACGTCGACGCGTTCACCACGCCCGAGGCGGAGTTCGTCTTCGACGGCTGGGGCCGCATGGGCGAGCGCAAGTACACGTACGTCGAATAG
- a CDS encoding LamG-like jellyroll fold domain-containing protein, protein MNPSDRSQSEVTGVVLMTAVVVILSVAVGGVILTNIDTQDEPVVNLEASVDASNVTIRHLGGTQLPVDEVTVYVRSGGRENHSLRTFQDRQEDSTENFDPGERVTRAHNATDVATVFIVHDPSNTVLYDRTFDVPKIGVSPVTWGQSTDWDVATTESNVVHDSFGDHSADRVELGFSKDATSPLAYWPFDENEGSTAEDIVGNNDGTIVGATPGESGILSTTSYRFNGTSDYVSGATGMPALRNTASLSFWVKTTQDGDNTPWEAPGITGIESEGDGDDIFWGWLNANGQIGIQTGNDAAATSSTNVADDNWHHVVLTRDASSGEVQVYINGTREDTVTSKSGQITTAFDSIGRIEDTGGSPEYFEGRIDELQVYDRVLSDAAIQELSDSASAGSLTTATKTFSEPVDPSTLTLADVNASIPSGTNVSVYVESDPENDGTYVQSDEITLDGSGSHAVTGLSTESQQYRLRVELATSSVTLTPAFDRATLRPT, encoded by the coding sequence GATACGCAGGACGAACCCGTGGTGAACCTCGAAGCGTCTGTTGATGCGTCGAACGTCACGATCAGGCACCTCGGTGGCACCCAACTGCCCGTCGACGAGGTTACCGTCTATGTCCGTTCCGGAGGGCGAGAAAACCATTCGCTAAGAACGTTTCAGGACCGACAGGAAGATAGTACCGAGAATTTCGACCCCGGGGAGCGAGTGACCCGCGCCCACAATGCGACGGACGTGGCCACCGTATTTATCGTCCACGATCCGTCCAATACGGTCCTGTACGATCGTACGTTCGATGTCCCGAAGATCGGTGTGTCCCCGGTAACCTGGGGGCAGTCAACGGACTGGGACGTGGCTACCACTGAATCGAATGTTGTCCACGACTCCTTTGGCGATCACAGTGCAGATCGAGTCGAGCTTGGATTTTCGAAGGATGCAACGAGCCCACTCGCGTACTGGCCGTTCGACGAGAACGAGGGATCGACGGCCGAGGATATCGTCGGAAACAACGACGGCACCATCGTCGGTGCAACGCCTGGGGAGTCTGGGATCCTCTCGACGACGAGCTACCGGTTCAACGGCACGAGCGACTACGTCTCGGGTGCGACTGGCATGCCGGCGCTCCGGAACACGGCAAGCCTCTCGTTCTGGGTCAAGACCACACAGGACGGGGACAACACGCCGTGGGAAGCACCGGGGATCACTGGCATCGAAAGTGAGGGCGACGGCGACGACATCTTCTGGGGCTGGCTCAACGCCAACGGTCAAATCGGGATTCAGACTGGGAACGACGCTGCCGCGACGAGTTCGACGAACGTCGCCGACGATAACTGGCATCACGTGGTCCTCACCCGAGACGCGTCCAGCGGCGAGGTTCAGGTCTATATCAACGGGACACGGGAGGATACTGTCACCTCGAAGTCGGGTCAAATCACAACAGCCTTTGACAGTATTGGCCGCATTGAGGATACGGGCGGCAGTCCGGAATACTTCGAGGGACGGATCGACGAACTCCAGGTCTACGACCGGGTGCTATCGGACGCTGCGATTCAGGAGCTATCGGACAGCGCGAGCGCTGGCTCGCTTACCACGGCCACCAAAACCTTTTCCGAACCCGTCGATCCGTCCACGCTCACGCTCGCCGACGTGAACGCCTCGATCCCGTCCGGAACGAACGTCTCGGTGTACGTCGAATCCGACCCTGAGAACGACGGTACGTACGTCCAGAGTGACGAAATCACGCTTGACGGCAGCGGCTCCCACGCCGTCACGGGGCTATCGACGGAGAGCCAGCAGTATCGCCTCCGGGTAGAACTGGCGACCAGCTCAGTCACTCTGACGCCTGCCTTTGACCGGGCGACCTTGCGACCGACGTGA
- a CDS encoding helix-turn-helix domain-containing protein codes for MDRGSDRDRLAKQIAGEIATSDRPGETIRKWRTDFEIAQSELAAELEVSPSVVSDYESGRRDNPGIAVVNRTVSALLAIDQRRGGRHIRQHARVISAGFDNNIVSDLREFAATVPIDRYFEVIEATKLAPGSQETVVGHTVIDSIEAITRLSSEEFYRLYGQSSNRALVFTNVTRGESPLVAMRVVNPTPNAVVLHGIESEDVWERAADLARVDGFALAATTLDLDAMLDRLGEQF; via the coding sequence ATGGACAGAGGGTCGGACCGCGACCGTCTCGCGAAACAGATCGCCGGGGAGATCGCGACGAGCGATCGGCCGGGCGAAACGATACGAAAGTGGCGGACGGACTTCGAGATCGCTCAATCGGAACTCGCCGCCGAACTCGAGGTATCGCCATCGGTCGTCTCGGATTACGAAAGCGGGCGGCGGGACAACCCCGGGATCGCCGTGGTCAACCGGACGGTCAGCGCATTGCTCGCGATCGATCAACGACGCGGCGGTCGGCACATCCGCCAACACGCCCGGGTTATCTCGGCCGGGTTCGACAACAACATTGTCTCGGATCTCCGGGAGTTCGCGGCGACGGTGCCGATCGATCGATACTTCGAGGTGATCGAAGCCACGAAACTCGCGCCCGGTTCCCAGGAGACTGTCGTCGGCCACACCGTCATCGATAGCATCGAGGCGATTACCCGTCTCTCCAGTGAGGAATTCTACCGGCTCTATGGCCAAAGCTCGAACCGGGCGCTCGTGTTCACGAACGTCACCCGCGGCGAGTCACCGCTGGTCGCAATGCGCGTGGTGAATCCGACACCCAACGCGGTCGTGCTCCACGGGATCGAATCCGAAGACGTCTGGGAACGGGCCGCCGATCTGGCTCGCGTCGACGGGTTCGCGCTGGCGGCGACGACGCTCGACCTGGACGCGATGCTCGACCGACTCGGCGAGCAGTTCTGA